A window of the Vigna angularis cultivar LongXiaoDou No.4 chromosome 3, ASM1680809v1, whole genome shotgun sequence genome harbors these coding sequences:
- the LOC108325141 gene encoding multifunctional methyltransferase subunit TRM112 homolog A, with protein MRLLTHNMLSSNIKGVVNGFPLRIEAEKVVEKTVEMNGEFLKKMFEKVDWKALVDASRAMGYTELPEEVDSSILDSDEFLNRFHHALLELHLEEGALVCPETGRRFPVNKGIPNMLLHEDEV; from the coding sequence ATGAGACTGCTAACACATAACATGCTGTCATCGAACATAAAGGGTGTGGTGAATGGGTTCCCATTGCGCATTGAAGCAGAGAAAGTGGTGGAAAAGACTGTGGAAATGAATGGCGAGTTTCTGAAAAAGATGTTTGAGAAGGTTGATTGGAAAGCTTTGGTTGATGCATCACGGGCCATGGGATACACTGAACTACCTGAGGAGGTCGACTCTTCCATTCTGGACTCTGATGAATTTCTGAACAGGTTTCACCATGCTCTCTTGGAACTCCACCTTGAGGAAGGGGCTCTTGTTTGCCCTGAGACTGGACGACGTTTTCCTGTCAACAAGGGCATTCCAAATATGCTTCTTCACGAGGACGAGGTCTGA